GGCTAGAGCTTACGGACGCTTTACTTTAAATTGCAACCGCTATTTAACCGAAACGATAGAATTTGAAGCCGACAAAGATAGTTTAGTTTGCAGATACGGCGATATTATCAAAGTTAGCCACGATACACCTCAATACGGCTTTAGCGGTAGATTACTAGAAGATAGCGGCGCGGATTTTGTTATTTTAGATAGAGATTTAGATACCGTAGGCGGCGTAAAATACGCTATTCAAATCAAAAACGACGTAAACGAGATCAAAGAGTTCGAGATTTTAGAAATCCTAGCTCCGAATAAACTAAGGCTGAATTTAAACGGAAGCGTCTTTAAAAAATACGACAACTACGCATTCGGCGAGATTAATAAGGCTTCTAAATTATACCGAATTTTAAAGATAGCTACTTCGGGCGAATTTACGCGCCATATTACGGCGATAGAATACAACGAGGATATTTACGACGATAGGGAAAATATAAGCGTTACGGATTATTCGTCGCTGGGCGTGCGGAATCTAAGAATAAGCGAATATTTAAAATACGATACGGCCAAAAATATAAAAACTATGCTGGCTCTAGCTTGGAGTGGCGATTCGCTGTTTTATTTCGTAACTTACAAAAGCGCTAGCGAAGAACGAACAATAAGGGTCTTTAATAGCGCGTTCGAGTTTGAAGCCAAAGAGGGCGAAACCTACAAAATAACGGTAAAAGACGGCGTGGGCAATAGCACAAGTAAAACTTATAACGTTTTAGGCAAGCTTTACCCGCCGGGGCCGGTAGAGAATCTAAAAGCGGTCGAGCTAATGGATGATTGGGCGTTAAGCTGGAGTTACGACGATAGTCCTTTAGATTTTAAAGAGTTTCACATTTATAAAGACGGCGTATTTTTGGAAACTACACAAGCCTTAAATTTTGTGACGCCTATAACAGGCATTTCCGTCATTTATGATATTTATGTCGTAGATACTAGCGGCGTAAAAAGCGCCGTTTCTAGCGTCACGGCTATTGCGGCCGGCCTAGAAAACGTAAATAGCGTAAATACGTTTTATGAAAACGACGCTTTAAATATAGTTTGGGGAGAGATAAATAGCCTCGATAGAAAAATAGGCTACGAAATAAGACGGGGCGAGGTTTGGGATAATAGCCAACTAATAGCTGTTACGAGCGATACTAGCGCTAGAATATTTAATAGCGGGACATATCAGATCGCGGCATTTTACGTGACTAACGGCGGGGCTAAAATAATGAGTGCGATGCCTACGACGTTTATTGTGGACGAAGCAAATACGCTAGAAAAAAATGTAATATTTAAGAGTGTAGAACATAAAATTTGGATCGGAGCAAAAAAAGGCGCGGCGAATTCAGACGGCGAATTGACATTGGACGGGCTCGGACTGTTCGACGATACGCTAAACGTAGACAATGCGCCGTCGTTTGACGCTCCTTTTGGATTTACTTCGAGAGGAATTTACGATAGCGCGAATGTTTGCACCCTTGACGCGCCAGCGTCTTGCAAGATAACTTCCAACCTAAAATACAGTGGGTTAAACATCCTAAATGATTTCGATACCGCGCCTAGCGTGGACGACTTAATAAATTTCGACGGCTTTAAAAACGAAGACATAAGTACCATAGAGCAAATCGCGTTAAGCATCGACGGCGCGAATTTTAGCGAATACAAAACATTTAGAAGCGGCGTTAGCTATCTAGCTAAGGCGTTTAAAATGCGCCTAGTTTTAAGTAGCAAAAATATTTTTAGCTCGCCTACGGTTAGCGAATATTCTTATGAAATAGATGTGCCCGACAAATTCGAAAGCGGGAGTGCGAAAAGTGCAGCAAGCGGCGGGGTTAACATTGCCTACAAAACCATTTTTAGCACGGCTCCCAAAGTCCAAATCACGATATTAAACGCGATCGCTGGGGACGACGCTATTTTATTAAACCAAACCAAAGGAGGATTTATGATAAAAATCATAGACAAGAACGGGATCGCAGCA
This genomic interval from Campylobacter concisus contains the following:
- a CDS encoding host specificity factor TipJ family phage tail protein, with translation MTENKIITYNNVLNPLDRTILASGEYKNIDEILKELKYDNEIYDLVISKNSVIQSGFFELENGDVVNIAIVPKGGGGGGGGKKILGIVASIAIAIAAPYAAAGILGTTVEALGFGGSMLAAGIAVAGNLLLSAIMPKPSMPGFDRMDFKNSNTYGWNKPANQAMQAQVVPKVFGTHKITPPLIASHIISDGDKQYFNGLYALNDGEIKDIREIKINDEPIENFKGVTYEIRNGLNNQNIISNFNDTSYDKNIGKKLNPDLSYSLAQTDGNFVTSLSVTLVFPRGLYYANDKGGLDGYSVNVRVEYSADGENWTPITGVSYTVVTAAQTSTFRRVFKADNLPPNKYNIRAKFETAPNTGSRYASDCYLEYVTETVSDDFIYPKTALLAIRALATDQLNGGAPRISAVVTANSDNPSHICRKILEDSGVESSRIMPSFNEWANFCEKKSLKCNIVFDSELSVRKALDTVSLLGRASVLQAGSKFDVIIEKAGLIPAQSFLFGMGNILSDTFKQNFLPLVDRANFIEITYYDKNKDYEPSVVSVGQIAADNSRVSNKSSVTLVGCTDEAQARAYGRFTLNCNRYLTETIEFEADKDSLVCRYGDIIKVSHDTPQYGFSGRLLEDSGADFVILDRDLDTVGGVKYAIQIKNDVNEIKEFEILEILAPNKLRLNLNGSVFKKYDNYAFGEINKASKLYRILKIATSGEFTRHITAIEYNEDIYDDRENISVTDYSSLGVRNLRISEYLKYDTAKNIKTMLALAWSGDSLFYFVTYKSASEERTIRVFNSAFEFEAKEGETYKITVKDGVGNSTSKTYNVLGKLYPPGPVENLKAVELMDDWALSWSYDDSPLDFKEFHIYKDGVFLETTQALNFVTPITGISVIYDIYVVDTSGVKSAVSSVTAIAAGLENVNSVNTFYENDALNIVWGEINSLDRKIGYEIRRGEVWDNSQLIAVTSDTSARIFNSGTYQIAAFYVTNGGAKIMSAMPTTFIVDEANTLEKNVIFKSVEHKIWIGAKKGAANSDGELTLDGLGLFDDTLNVDNAPSFDAPFGFTSRGIYDSANVCTLDAPASCKITSNLKYSGLNILNDFDTAPSVDDLINFDGFKNEDISTIEQIALSIDGANFSEYKTFRSGVSYLAKAFKMRLVLSSKNIFSSPTVSEYSYEIDVPDKFESGSAKSAASGGVNIAYKTIFSTAPKVQITILNAIAGDDAILLNQTKGGFMIKIIDKNGIAAEREFNYFVKGY